The following coding sequences are from one Microtus pennsylvanicus isolate mMicPen1 chromosome 1, mMicPen1.hap1, whole genome shotgun sequence window:
- the Znf569 gene encoding zinc finger protein 569 has protein sequence MTESKGTVTFKDVAIDFTAEEWERLDPTQRSLYRSVMLENYSNLVTVGSPLTKPEVIFKLEQEEEPCVVEKEVLKRYCPGENWEVDEHEKTQNKLLRQVFKETVTDEASECPKKFANTFPPNADSIPSRHNLCEHDCFGNCLEHNLDDHNNAKCPITEEHFEYDDAMKSFNNSSPYFVVTPFKCNHCGKGFSQTLDLIRHLRIHTGGKLYECHQCGKGFSLKEKLINHHKLHSRKQCYECNECGKTFIKMSNLIRHQRIHTGEKPYACKECGKSFSQKSNLIDHEKIHTGEKPYECNECEKSFSQKQSLIAHQKVHTGEKPYACNECGKAFPRIASLALHMRSHTGEKPYKCDKCGKSFSQFSMLIIHVRIHTGEKPYECNECGKAFSQSSALTVHIRSHTGEKPYECKECRKSFSHKKNFITHQKIHTREKPYGCNECGKAFIQMSNLVRHQRIHTGEKPYICKECGKAFSQKSNLIAHEKIHSGEKPYECNECGKAFSQKQNFITHQKVHTGEKPYDCNKCGKAFSQIASLTLHLRSHTGEKPYECDKCGKAFSQCSLLNLHMRSHTGEKPYVCNECGKAFSQRTSLIVHMRGHTGEKPYECNKCGKAFSQSSSLTIHIRGHTGEKPFDCSKCGKAFSQISSLTLHMRKHTGEKPYNCIECGKAFSQKSHLVRHQRIHTH, from the exons GGAACAGTAACATTCAAAGATGTGGCTATAGATTTCACCGCAGAAGAATGGGAGCGATTGGACCCTACTCAGAGGAGCCTGTACCGGAGCGTGATGCTAGAGAACTACAGCAACCTTGTCACAGTGG GCTCTCCACTCACCAAACCTGAGGTGATTTTCAAGTTGGAACAAGAGGAAGAACCATGCGTGGTGGAGAAAGAAGTATTAAAGAGATACTGTCCAG GAGAAAATTGGGAAGTTGATGAGCATGAGAAAACCCAGAACAAACTCTTGAGACAAGTTTTCAAGGAAACAGTGACTGATGAAGCCAGTGAATGTCCTAAGAAATTTGCAAATACATTTCCTCCAAATGCAGATTCCATTCCTTCCAGACACAATCTCTGTGAACATGACTGCTTTGGAAATTGTTTAGAACACAATCTTGATGACCATAATAACGCAAAATGCCCAATAACAGAGGAACATTTTGAATATGATGATGCTATGAAATCATTTAATAATAGCTCACCCTATTTTGTAGtgaccccctttaaatgtaaccATTGTGGAAAAGGCTTTAGTCAAACCTTGGACCTCATTAGACACTTGAGAATTCATACTGGTGGGAAACTCTATGAATGCCACCAGTGTGGAAAAGGGTTTAGCCTCAAGGAAAAACTTATTAATCATCATAAACTTCATAGTAGGAAACAGTGTTATGAGTGTAATGAATGTGGGAAAACtttcattaaaatgtcaaatCTCATTAGACATCaaagaattcacactggagagaaaccatatgcaTGCAAGGAATGTGGAAAATCCTTCAGCCAGAAATCTAATCTCATTGATCATGAAAAaattcatactggtgagaaaccctatgaatgcaatgaATGTGAAAAATCCTTCAGCCAGAAACAAAGCCTCATTGCACATCAAAAAGTTCACACTGGGGAGAAACCGTATGCATGCaatgaatgtggtaaagcctttccTCGAATTGCTTCCCTTGCTCTTCATATGAGAAGTCATACAGGAGAAAAACCTTATAAATGTGATAAATGTGGAAAATCCTTTTCTCAGTTTTCCATGCTTATTATACACGTGAGAATCCACACAGGTGAGAAGCCCTACGAATGCAATGAGTGTGGAAAAGCCTTCTCCCAAAGCTCAGCGCTCACTGTGCATATTAGAAGTCACACGGgtgaaaaaccctatgaatgtaaggaATGTAGAAAATCCTTCAGCCATAAGAAAAACTTCATTACACACCAGAAAATTCACACCAGAGAGAAACCTTATGGATGTAATGAATGTGGGAAAGCTTTTATTCAGATGTCAAATCTTGTTAGGCACCAGAGAATTCATACCGGAGAAAAACCTTATATATGTAAGGAATGTGGCAAAGCCTTTAGCCAGAAATCAAATCTCATTGCTCATGAAAAAATTCAttctggagagaagccctatgaatgtaatgagtgtgggaaagccttcagccAGAAACAAAACTTTATTACACATCAGAaagttcatactggagagaaaccttatgattGTAATAAATGTGGCAAAGCCTTTTCTCAGATTGCATCCCTTACTCTTCATTTGAGAAGTCACACAGGAGAAAAGCCTTATGAATGTGAtaagtgtgggaaagccttctcTCAGTGCTCATTGCTTAATTTACATATGAGGAGTCACACAGGTGAGAAGCCTTATGTATGTAAcgaatgtgggaaagccttctcTCAAAGAACTTCCCTTATTGTGCATATGAGAggccatactggtgagaaaccctatgaatgtaacaaGTGTGGAAAAGCCTTCTCCCAGAGCTCATCCCTTACCATCCACATACGAGGTCACACGGGCGAGAAGCCCTTCGACTGCAGCAAATGTGGAAAAGCCTTCTCCCAGATCTCATCTTTGACTCTTCATATGAGGAAACACACGGGAGAAAAGCCCTATAACTGTATCGAGTGTGGCAAAGCTTTCAGCCAAAAGTCACACCTTGTTAGACACCAGAGAATCCACACTCACTAG